From the Sphingomonas aliaeris genome, one window contains:
- the pal gene encoding peptidoglycan-associated lipoprotein Pal, with amino-acid sequence MAKLTTTLMVTSALLATAACTKKRPAVLPPAPGETVSGSTTTTDNVIPGSRADFERSVTSNTINFGLDQYDIDPRAREILDSQSQWLSRYPNVAITLEGHADERGTREYNLALGDRRANAAKNYLAARGVNPARISTISYGKERPVALGSDEASWAQNRRAVTIAVN; translated from the coding sequence ATGGCAAAACTGACCACGACGTTGATGGTAACGAGCGCACTGCTCGCGACCGCCGCGTGCACCAAGAAGCGGCCTGCCGTGCTACCACCCGCCCCCGGCGAAACCGTTAGCGGCTCGACGACGACGACCGACAACGTGATCCCCGGCTCGCGCGCCGACTTCGAACGATCGGTGACGAGCAACACGATCAACTTCGGCCTGGATCAATACGATATCGATCCGCGCGCGCGTGAAATCCTGGACAGCCAGTCGCAATGGCTGTCGCGGTATCCGAACGTTGCGATCACGCTGGAAGGCCATGCCGACGAACGCGGCACGCGCGAATACAATCTAGCGCTGGGCGACCGTCGCGCCAACGCCGCCAAGAACTATCTTGCGGCGCGGGGCGTCAACCCGGCGCGCATCTCGACCATCAGCTACGGCAAGGAGCGCCCCGTCGCGCTCGGTTCGGACGAGGCGAGCTGGGCGCAGAACCGCCGCGCGGTGACGATCGCCGTGAACTGA